In Desulfomonile tiedjei DSM 6799, a genomic segment contains:
- a CDS encoding 4Fe-4S binding protein, which yields MQNQYVELANRIGLGQSERIPKIFALIADPEEAALLLALPGDASKIAADLGKSEETVSAMLHTLFVKGLVFPSGKGSPVMYRMCRDLVQFHDASILWPDAPRDFLDLWQDFMEVEWPSVAKMMSQIMPRPFTRVIPVGITVPAKTHVLAFEDIKDIIENARTISVTKCTCRLTAQKCDRKLDACLQINRAADYNLARGTGRQLTKEEALDLMREAEEDGLIHVVMNKQNVDHFICSCCPCCCQTMPVLIQHNISVIEPSRFSADVDPSLCTSCGMCVERCYFGAVVQEEDNTAQINKDKCMGCGLCQVTCPASAISMVEVRPKDYVPEKLFGN from the coding sequence ATGCAGAATCAATATGTGGAACTGGCGAATAGAATAGGTCTCGGTCAATCGGAGAGAATACCGAAAATCTTTGCTCTTATTGCAGATCCGGAAGAAGCGGCGCTCTTGCTCGCTTTACCCGGCGATGCCTCCAAGATAGCGGCCGATTTGGGTAAATCGGAAGAAACTGTCTCGGCAATGCTCCACACGCTTTTCGTGAAAGGCTTGGTATTTCCGTCGGGCAAGGGCAGTCCCGTCATGTACCGAATGTGCCGCGATCTCGTGCAGTTTCACGATGCATCGATTCTCTGGCCCGATGCTCCGCGGGATTTTCTCGATCTCTGGCAGGACTTCATGGAAGTGGAATGGCCCTCCGTGGCCAAGATGATGAGCCAGATCATGCCCCGACCGTTCACGAGAGTTATTCCCGTAGGCATCACCGTACCTGCCAAGACTCACGTACTCGCATTCGAAGATATCAAAGACATCATTGAAAATGCGCGAACAATTTCCGTAACAAAGTGTACGTGCCGTTTGACCGCTCAAAAATGCGATCGCAAATTGGACGCCTGCCTTCAGATAAACCGGGCAGCGGACTACAACCTTGCGAGAGGCACTGGACGTCAACTCACTAAAGAAGAGGCGCTGGATCTCATGCGTGAGGCAGAAGAAGACGGCCTCATTCATGTCGTGATGAATAAACAGAATGTGGACCATTTCATCTGCAGTTGTTGCCCGTGTTGCTGTCAAACCATGCCGGTTCTCATTCAACATAATATCAGTGTCATCGAACCGAGCCGGTTTTCTGCGGACGTCGATCCATCTCTATGCACGTCGTGCGGTATGTGCGTGGAACGATGCTATTTTGGAGCCGTCGTTCAAGAGGAAGATAATACGGCTCAGATAAATAAGGATAAATGTATGGGATGTGGACTGTGTCAAGTGACCTGTCCCGCATCGGCGATTTCAATGGTGGAGGTTCGGCCGAAAGACTACGTGCCGGAAAAACTGTTCGGTAACTAA
- a CDS encoding L,D-transpeptidase: MRFFVWMALGLCWLVCVSETNAKEVYTKELLLSSAHVSSDLNHDETFDTVIERVLSDSFSRVEHRSRFGSAVFAIAPEESASRELGLFPGANSLDITSGKRTRVASLLPMSAATSEAAELLDSGPSLENSGSLVGDPVDLFSSFEILVDRKEYTVRLFGSNGDEKVLLYDCKAGLGSPEYPTPKGTFYICRIYDDKPLWIPPPSDWAYGQSPSNSVYGGHMLPFFKKVPAVEGEKTVHEEDADLIAVQMKMIDGGMYRIHGTDSPWSIGQGQSHGCVRLLNISVKRLADTLKMYVGTTTRSKSPNGVYINLARPVKLVLY; this comes from the coding sequence ATGCGGTTTTTCGTGTGGATGGCATTGGGGTTGTGTTGGTTGGTTTGCGTATCCGAAACGAACGCCAAAGAAGTATATACCAAGGAATTGCTGCTGAGTTCAGCTCACGTTTCGAGCGATTTGAACCACGATGAAACATTCGATACGGTCATTGAGAGAGTGTTATCTGATTCGTTCTCGAGAGTCGAGCACCGTAGCCGCTTTGGTTCGGCGGTATTCGCTATTGCTCCTGAAGAATCCGCGTCTCGCGAGTTAGGGCTCTTTCCCGGAGCGAATTCGTTGGATATCACTTCAGGGAAGCGAACGAGAGTTGCTTCTCTCCTCCCTATGTCGGCTGCAACAAGTGAGGCCGCTGAACTCCTGGATTCCGGGCCCAGTCTTGAGAACTCAGGAAGTCTCGTGGGAGATCCTGTCGATCTTTTCTCCAGCTTTGAGATTCTCGTCGATCGAAAAGAATACACTGTACGACTTTTCGGATCGAATGGCGATGAAAAGGTCCTTCTGTACGATTGTAAAGCCGGACTCGGTTCCCCGGAATACCCAACACCCAAAGGTACATTCTACATTTGTCGAATTTACGATGACAAACCTCTTTGGATTCCGCCTCCCAGCGATTGGGCGTACGGTCAGTCTCCGAGTAATTCTGTATATGGCGGTCATATGCTCCCGTTTTTCAAGAAAGTCCCCGCAGTTGAGGGAGAGAAAACTGTTCATGAGGAGGATGCCGATCTCATAGCAGTGCAGATGAAGATGATTGACGGAGGGATGTACAGAATTCACGGGACGGATTCACCGTGGAGTATAGGGCAAGGGCAGTCTCATGGATGCGTTCGCCTGCTGAACATCTCGGTCAAGCGACTGGCGGATACTCTGAAAATGTATGTGGGGACCACGACTAGATCAAAAAGCCCTAACGGTGTTTACATCAATCTGGCACGACCGGTTAAGCTGGTGCTGTACTGA